The stretch of DNA TGTCCCCATCTAAGCTTGTATCTATTGGAGAAGACAACCCAGGTTGTTAGCATTCGTTCTAACACAGGTATGTCACATGATGTGAATTTTTAGTGTACCTCCAAATGGCTTTTCTTTGGGCCACTGCAAGATTCTGGCATATTCAACGCAGTGCTCTGGTAGCCTTGGCATTGACGCAATGGTGCACATGGGGAAATTAATCTGTGGatcataaaattttaaattattcagaAGAGTATTTAAAGGAGCACTATAAGCCTTTTCTGGGCCTTCTACTATGAAGCAAGCTCAAGATAACACTAACACTGCTAATCAGGCTAAGCAGTCACATGGTGATGGTTATAAACTAGATAAGTTAAGCCAGGCTAACTACAAGCATGTTCACATGAAAGGAGTAGTGTTGCAGCATCTGACAGTCACAAACATGGATTAGTCTGCTGGCAGCAACTGATTTTACAAAGAGAAACCTATAATATTAGAAACACATGAAGatgtgttaaagggttaaacacaTAACACAGACTGAAAGTAACTGTAGCTGCAGACAAATCATCGATGTAAGTTTAACAGGAAAAGCACCGCACAGTAACATAGTATTCAGGGTtcgtacaccttttccaggatcaaattcaagcacctTTTAAGCACTTCCAAGgtcaattttcatgattttccagcacattaaggggtcattcacaattatcaacattttccaaagttaactctttttcagaccccctccccaaaagtgtacaaagaaaatgttgatattttttcatgacatttaatttctcctggtttggtggtattttaatgtaataggaagtattaaaaacacatcccggtgttgaaaaattctggataTCTTGGTAGTAAATATACTCTTGcctatccattaaaacattgtattgcactgcatgtacgcaaaatgtacatggtttaggggaaggatccaaaaagctctctcagagatttcagctgtcagtttccactgtgaggaacatagtgaggaaatggaagaccacaggcacagttctagttaaggcctgaagtggcaggccaagaaaaacctcagataggcagaggagaaggatggtgagaacagtcatagtcaacccacagagcagctccaaagacctacaacatcatgttgctgcagatggtgtcactgtgcatcattcaactattgagcgcactttgcacaaggagaggctgtatgggacagtaatgcagaagaagccttttctgcacacacgccacaaacagagtcgctaaagcatatttggacaagccagcttcattttggaataaggtgctgtggactcatgaaactaaactgcgttatttggacataacaaggggcggtatgcatggtgggaaaagaacacagcactccaagacaaacacttggtgcccacagtaacatttggtggcggttccatcatgctgtggggctgtggggccagtgcaggtactgggaatcttgttaaagttgagggtcacatggatcccagtcaatatcagcagattcttgagaacaatgttcaagaatcagtgacaaagttgaagttgtgccggggctggatacttcaacaagacaacaaccctaaacactgctcagaatctactgaggcgttcatgcagaggaacaagtacaacgttctggaacggccatctcagtcctcagacctgaatattattgaaaatctgtggtgggatttaaagcgggctgtccgtgctcagaaaccatcaaacctgactgaactggagatgttttgtaaagaagaacggtccaaaataccttcaaccagaatccagactctcattggaagctataggaagagtttagaggctgttatttctgcaaaaggaggatctactaaatattgatgaaatTTTCTGTTGCGGTGCCCAaaattatgcacctgcctaattttgtttaaataattattgaagactttctgtaaatcctgtaaactttatttcacttctcaaatatccctgtgttcatctgctttatgatatatttaactgaaactgctgatctgaacaaccaatgatttataaagataatcatgacaattatcaggggtggccaaacatctgcataccactgtatcatctgaatagcgggtcttgtgccaaaaaatgatttccagtattttccaaaaaaatgattgctggtatttatatagttgtaaattacttgctgACGTAtggtctgtcaagcatatctcgaatattatctctcatgaatgatgtcaactcattttgagtcataaataacactcctgtcacatggtagaagctgcaatttttggcaacaccggcagatagtgttgccaacttagtgactttgtcacttggacttttcagacccccctagtgactttttttttttgtccaaaaagtgACCAGCatcaaatttagtgacttttcccGGTGTCATCGGGgacttttgaagagttttagagatatgccgtgttgttccaaaaaaatgatttccagtatttcccCCTAAAAAAttattggttgtatttaaatggctgtagattaatttttggcctaacatctgtgaaacatctgtgtcaaacacatctctcgtgaatgatattatGTCATTCTGAGcaagaaacaacactcctgtcacaggtagaagctgcaatcacttcttggcaaagtgcctttcatatattctttattaatgaaggtaaaaattatcattgacattaaaaatgtcttttttcctgagagatctgccaagagggctgcagaaattgcaacaaatgtaacattataGTTCTATAAAGGGTAGCCAAAAACGACTGGACTGATTATAATGCTGATACAGTAatgcagtcataaatatatttgcaaaacaagtcatttcttcattttatatataagcccttcataaatcctgtgcagcagcacggtggcgcagtggttagcactgctgcctcacagttagaataacatctggaaggcctgggttcgattccaccttggcccgggcctctccctctctctgtgtggagtttgcatgttctccccgtgcttgcgtgggtttcctccgggtactccggtttcctcccacattccaaagacatgcacttactggggttaggttcattggctacactaaattgcccataggtgtgaatgacagcgtgaatgtgtgtgtgaaaggttgtttgtctctgtgttggccctgcaacaggctggcgacctgttcagggtgtaccccgcctctcgccctgtgacagctgggataggctccagcccccccgcgaccctgaacaggatgagcggaagcgaatggatggatggataaatccTGTGcgccacagtctatttaccgatataagaaagataatacagtaaaaaaataaaatcggaaaccactttttggcacaacaccggaaacatgaaaattccgttgtcgccgtgttttgtgtacatacagcaataCTGCGGCCCTTcctacgctgtggcatcgcccggacctctcttcggcCGAGGGGGACACCTAACCCCACCCCCGgtcctcgattcgtcctttggCGAGTTTTaagacagccaacagcgagttttcttacacaaaacttGGCAGCAGTGCCAGCCGCCAATCACCAGATTGCGTACAAATATAAGCATAGATGACAACACGCCAGGAACAtatagaattaatgtacataccttctgaataaaatccatcatggttttctgcggtttactgcgtacggcttacatttttgattcagctttttggaacaatacttccacttccttgttgaatttatcttcggcggttttggctgctttccacacctgctgcgccgcactcacagcttattcctgtctaatatcgttattgagtctttctgtgaatcgatgatggcctattttagaaaattcaatgaagcctttgaattgatccgccagatcggaggccatatcgctgcagaccacagaacggcgcagtggtgtacaagtgaacgagAGCGCCTCCGTGGATGCGCTGAGTTCTACGCTGTTGAATTTACTCGCGAGGAATGACATTATTTGCGGGGATTATGTTTGTAACTTTTGACTTAAAAGTATTCCATATTCGTCTGATCCATAATTGgagtttgcagttttccagtgaacactcattaaaacggcCACTCTCTGTCTTCGGGGGAGGGGCgtggtcacaaacagactgacagatcaCATGCAGACGGGCAGGCCAGACCCACgcggagaaattttcattttagactttatgactcattttatttctccgttTCATAAGCGAACTGTTCAACCagatagttatatttttatttacaaaaaaaagcggttacaatttcaagcactttcaagcactatatccaaaattcaagcacttttcaaaccttgaaaggacaatattaaaattcaagcattttcaaggatttccagcacccgtacgaaccctgtagtattaaaaacactggatgaatgtgtgtgcactttAAACATTTTGGTTACTAAGACTGGAAAAGACTTACTACATTAATAAAATTCAGCTTATTTAATGACTGGAAGGACAGTATGCAAAAATACTGACTGTGGAAACAGTATCAATGCTCCATCACTAAGACACAGAAGAATAGCggattaaagctgcatttagaaatctatatttattactgatgctcatcagggaaagaAAGACTTTAgaccttgttaaaaaaaaatctttaggcCCTCCTGCTCTGTGGCCCAAAGAATCTTCCATGGGACACCATTTCTAAAGaattgattggtcagtaggtgcTGGCTTCATTCCTGCTGATCTCTAATCTAGATCATGACCTGCTCCGGGGAAGGTCCAGTCTGCAGTATAATTTACCAGGGCAATGTGCCCCGGCAAGAAGAGAACCATCTCTGTAGTAAAACCCAAGGTTAACTCTGAAGTTACCTGAATAAGCCTAAATCCTGCTTAGTAGTACAGGCAGCTACATTATCAAAACtattatcagttttttttttttttttttttaaatgtttaaccaTCAAATCATTACTTAacttacaaacaaacaaacagctgttgCTGCAAATTGGAAAAGTAAGCAGCACCTGTTCACCACAGATGCTTTCTCACACCCAACAGATACACTCAACACAATAACAGGTGTAACTTTGTAAAAGGTTAATAGGCTGGCAGACTGTCACAGAAAGCACTAAGATcattaaaatatatacaaatcTTTAAGGTGACTAGAAGACCAATGCCTGTTGGAAAGGGAGTGGTACCTGTGGCGGATACAGCTCCAGAGTGCAGTCAATACATGCAGTCATGCCTGGCAGAATGACACGAGCATTTCCTTTAAAGCCCTCTGTCCCTCCATCAATGAGCGGGATGATGGAGCTGGGATCCAGGACTCCATCTTCATAGCTCAGGAGGGAGATCTAGAGAGGTCAAATCAATCATAAATTGCCTCAATTAGATCTGTTTATTAGCATTGGAGAAAATATACACAGTCTTTAAGTAATGCCACAGTCTTGCATTTACAAAGTATAGTAGTATCACAAAATTTAATTCGATTATTAAAGAACTCaatgcaagaaaaataaatcccTTTAAATAGCACACTTATTAGAATTAATATTATTACTATGTCTTCTTTTTGACTGCTCTCTTTAGGGGCCACCACACCAGATCATCTGACTCCATTTCATCCTATCCTTAGcatcctctgcatgtcctccttcactacatccattaaTCTTCCCTGtggacttcctcttttttcctcctgcctggcagctccacatTCAGCCCTTTGTCAAGTATATTCACTATCCCCTCCTCTGGACATGTCCAAACcgtctcagccttgcctctctaactttgtcttcaaactgctcaacctgagctgtccctctgatgtactcatttcttcatctccaccctgcctgcaccaTCTTATTCACCTCTCTTATACACTGTCCAtcgctttggatggttgaccccagggaTTTAAACTATCTTCACTACTTCTGCTCCTTGGAGCATTATACTGTTGGGTTGGAGTTCACTGTTGGAGCTTTCCATCTAGTCACAaccaattatttttattatcagtTAATTTGTGGTGGCTAACTACTGACTAAATGATTAATCATTTCAGTTGGACTTGTACAAGCTATTGAGTAATTTAATTTATAACAAAATATAAGTTCTTCACATTCTTTATGAGCAAAAATCATAATTTGTATACAGTGAAGTTAAAAGTACAatatttccctttgggatccaGCAGAGAAAAAGTACAAAGAGGAGACTTATGTAAGAATAAGGACATGAAACTTGTACTTAAGTAAATATAGTGAGTCACATTGCACCACTGCAGTTCAAAAACTTCTGATATGAAAAGGTATAAGAAGTAAAACAACTCTGaaggaaaaatacaaactgtAACTAATTTATATTTTGTACCAGCATCCCATTCATCCAGCGTCTGGCAATGATGGAGTCCAGTCCACAGACGATAATGTGGAACTCTGCAAAGGGAAGataagtattttaaaaaaatcaatataacCTATCAGCTGTTCACTTAGTAAGCTCTGCTAAAGCTAAGAAGAGCACACTTACGTCTGTAGAAAGACTCATCAAAGTCTTGGATCTTTTTAAAGTGACTGCAAATTATTTATAAGGTAGTATCATTATGGCAGCACACACTATATTTCATATATTGTAtacacagtctgtgttgtttttaaagaaaactgcCAATAAAAGGATACGGCACCACTTTACATCCTGGGACACGGCTGTTAATAAAGTCAGCAGCAACATCTGCCTTTGGTCGTCCAACATCTTTGGGTCTAAATAGGGACATAAATCAGCTTTAATTATATATAACATAGTTATGAAATGTTGTACATGATCAAATTTTAATCACAGTGGTTTTGTTAAAACTCATTTAAGTCACAGATATTAAACTATCGAACAATAATATGGTAAACTTTGTATACTCTTTGGTCTGGATTCCAGAAAATATTATCAAAACGCAGACAATGTATCTCATGCAAATTTAAGAAAATCACACATACTGTACTTGCGTGATATTAAACTATGGCTTAACCTACAAGGGAGATTAAAAAGGTGAAGCCTACCTGAAAAGAAACTGCCTGTTGAGGTTGGACAGATCAATAGTATCCATATCAACCACATGAATGAGGCGAAACCCAGATAAGGCCTAAAACAAAGCAAGACTATTTGAGAACTCATTGAGACCACTAAAGAgcatttgtatttattcaatTTACAATTGCTCCTTAACAAAACATACATTAAAGCTATTTCCTACCAGATTTTTCAGCAGCTCACAGCCAAGCCCTCCTGCTCCAATGACCAGAATCTTGCATGTTTCCAACAAAAACTGTAGGGACTGATATGAAAGAAGCATTAATTATGCTTAAAGAATGATATTTtagatataaaagaaaaaaacaaaacaaaaaaactctaaCTTCACAGTGCAGCTACAGCCTCGTCACACTTGGCTGATTCAGTATATGCAGTATGCATATAAAAAGCATTTCCATGTAACCTCAGTGCTTGGCTCAAAGTCAGGATGCGTAAATGGGCCAGGTCTCTCCAAAAACTTCTTCACATGATTCCAACGACCATCCCAATCGCAGCCACCATCCTTGTGTCCGCCATCTACAGCCATTCTGGGcaaacaacacaacaagatACACTGGACTTGTACTATAACACAGATTATGTATATATTCCTCCCAACTTAATCCTTAATAATGCCATTTTTATCTTAttgcatgcattttttaaaatgccaaGCTCAATAAAAAGAGCAACCAAATGAATGGGACTCTTATATTAATAAATCTGATGGCGATAAAGTTAAAGGAGCTGGTCCCAATCTACAGGAGAACGCGTCATGATTACAGCACTTGTATTTCCTGTATAGGATTGTTATTGGGCAGCTAATGAGTGGACTCGATTAGTGTCTTCAGATTGCAGATCCATATATACAGTGATTACCCAGATAAGGGGGTGAGCGACAGATATGGGGCAGCAAGCAGAAGTATGTGATATGAAACACACACATCGTTGTAACAGTGATAAACATTCTGAATTCGTCTTGAGATAAACTGTAGGCTGTGAATAGATTCACGGTGTAATTGGATGATTAGTACAAACAGCTAACGGGGTTAATAAGGCCTGCATggcaaaaatgtttaattttattatatCTGCTGGCCCAGCAGTCGCTGCTCACTTAGCAACGCAAACCTGCTGCCAGAGACCTTTATTTAGATTCGTCACTAACTTCTCAGTTAGGTCCTCTATTCGCCTTCTTTTCTTCtccctggaagaaaaaaataaaaccggCTTTAGGGGTGTTGGGTTGATGACAAAGGGGCGATGTTTAACAACGTTACAATAGTATTTTCCATCAATTAAGACTTACGGCTCCTCGGCATCCGCCATACTTTCAGGGTCCCATGTCCTCGATTCAGACTGCTGTGTTCACGAGTGTCAAAGCTGCGCTGCAGCCCCAACGCCCCATGGCGCACACAGGAAATATATATCATTCCTGGTTCAGATCTTTCTGCGTTAAAAAAGTGCCGTTAGCGTTCCATAATTTGCAAACAATTTGCGATAAATTCCTTTAAAAATGCTGTATTTGCCAAATAGCAtatacactttttaaaataacgtttttgtttttgggttcatcttaaatattttttaaagaacttCAGCCTACATTAGGACTCTTCCACtagcaaaaatacaattaaattttcttttattaattattaaaataataattattattattataattaataattattaattattgttattataaaaCAATATAGGAAATGCACACCAAGGATAGAACTTATTCAGCAACTGAGGAAAATGTGCCTACACACTGACaaacacagatttaaaaaaaaaaaaaaagcaa from Archocentrus centrarchus isolate MPI-CPG fArcCen1 chromosome 7, fArcCen1, whole genome shotgun sequence encodes:
- the LOC115783451 gene encoding NEDD8-activating enzyme E1 catalytic subunit produces the protein MADAEEPEKKRRRIEDLTEKMAVDGGHKDGGCDWDGRWNHVKKFLERPGPFTHPDFEPSTESLQFLLETCKILVIGAGGLGCELLKNLALSGFRLIHVVDMDTIDLSNLNRQFLFRPKDVGRPKADVAADFINSRVPGCKVVPHFKKIQDFDESFYRQFHIIVCGLDSIIARRWMNGMLISLLSYEDGVLDPSSIIPLIDGGTEGFKGNARVILPGMTACIDCTLELYPPQINFPMCTIASMPRLPEHCVEYARILQWPKEKPFGDTSLDGDNPEHIQWVFERAKERAAEFNITGVTYRLTQGVVKRIIPAVASTNAVIAAACATEVFKIATSAYIPLNNYMVFNDVDGLYTYTFEAERKENCTACSQVPQDLQFPPSAKLQEVLEYLTENASLQMKSPAITTTLEGKNKTLYLQSVKSIEERTRPNLCKTLKELGLSDGQELAVADVTTPQTVLFKLNFTA